The Gymnogyps californianus isolate 813 chromosome Z, ASM1813914v2, whole genome shotgun sequence genome has a window encoding:
- the TMEM252 gene encoding LOW QUALITY PROTEIN: transmembrane protein 252 (The sequence of the model RefSeq protein was modified relative to this genomic sequence to represent the inferred CDS: deleted 2 bases in 1 codon) — MRSTAETASKQTADRNKVLCLLGKMPKGVFTFIRLFVLLLGFSTICLGVLCISTSSSTCRCGNNELVVYCLLGLGFFLLVTGIFWSTFHEVLKYRGLSSSFIRNPSCRELRVSTIDRPDFYPPSYEDSTDPEKQTSPLPVASTLKQQEVINIPPPPYSESSTEFISETNDQEQPPPYELSVQQPGQQQTADQELNPGAESNSHPPTQENSYQQDTDCQGTSERATSIRTSETGRG, encoded by the exons ATGAGAAGCACAGCTGAGACAGCcagcaaacaaacagcagacAGGAAC AAAGTGCTGTGTCTGCTGGGAAAGATGCCAAAAGGTGTTTTTACCTTCATTCGTCTTTTTGTGCTCTTACTCGGTTTCTCCACTATTTGTCTAGGAGTCCTTTGCATTTCCACAAGTTCCTCCACATGCAGATGTGGAAATAATGAGCTGGTGGTTTATTGCCTATTAGGTTTGGGGTTCTTTCTCCTTGTGACTGGCATTTTCTGGAGCACTTTCCATGAAGTCTTGAAATACAGGggcctcagcagcagcttcatTCGAAATCCCAGCTGTAGAGAGCTACGTGTCAGCACCATAGACAG gCCTGACTTCTATCCCCCCTCCTATGAAGACAGCACAGATCCTGAAAAACAGACGTCCCCACTGCCAGTTGCCTCCACACTAAAACAGCAGGAAGTCATCAATATCCCTCCGCCTCCGTATAGTGAAAGCAGCACAGAGTTCATCAGTGAAACCAACGATCAGGAACAGCCACCACCGTATGAATTATCTGtgcagcagccaggacagcagcaaacagctgACCAAGAGTTAAACCCTGGAGCGGAGTCAAATTCTCATCCACCCACACAAGAAAACAGTTACCAACAGGATACAGACTGCCAGGGGACCTCAGAAAGAGCAACGTCTATCAGAACATCTGAGACAGGCAGGGGGTAA